In Bacteroidota bacterium, a single window of DNA contains:
- the nadC gene encoding carboxylating nicotinate-nucleotide diphosphorylase produces the protein MPADLLNDSKIGRLIEQALQEDIGFGDVTSESLIPEDQFGRAILQVKENGVLSGTELVGLVFQYAEGGTSATMHAKDGDVISAGDQIGEIYGTVRGILLGERVALNFLQRMSGIATLTHKFVHAVAGTQAKITDTRKTAPGLRMLDKKAVRDGGGVNHRFGLDQMVLIKDNHIAAAGSVAGALTKCNYYLAEHNLDVKIVLEVTSLGQIEEALATGGLDRILLDNFELEPMAKAVQLIGHVVEVEASGGVTLQTVKAIAETGVDFISVGALTHSPKALDISLELVS, from the coding sequence ATGCCCGCTGACCTCCTCAACGACAGTAAGATCGGGAGGCTGATCGAACAGGCCCTTCAGGAAGACATCGGGTTCGGCGACGTGACCAGCGAGTCCCTCATTCCCGAGGATCAATTCGGCCGGGCAATTCTCCAGGTGAAGGAAAACGGCGTTCTCTCGGGGACGGAACTTGTCGGTCTCGTCTTTCAGTATGCGGAAGGGGGAACGTCCGCTACGATGCACGCAAAAGATGGTGATGTTATTTCAGCGGGAGATCAGATCGGCGAGATCTACGGCACGGTTCGAGGGATACTTTTAGGAGAACGCGTCGCTCTGAATTTTTTACAGCGCATGTCGGGCATAGCGACTCTCACGCATAAATTTGTTCATGCGGTCGCCGGAACTCAGGCGAAGATCACCGACACGCGCAAGACGGCCCCGGGCCTCCGCATGCTCGATAAAAAAGCCGTCCGAGACGGCGGCGGCGTTAATCACCGTTTCGGCCTTGATCAGATGGTGTTGATCAAAGACAACCATATCGCCGCTGCGGGGAGCGTCGCCGGCGCATTGACGAAATGCAACTACTACCTTGCCGAACACAATCTCGACGTGAAAATCGTGCTGGAAGTGACTTCGCTCGGGCAGATCGAGGAAGCGTTGGCCACCGGGGGTCTCGACAGGATCTTGCTGGATAATTTTGAACTTGAACCGATGGCAAAAGCCGTGCAGTTGATCGGCCACGTGGTCGAGGTCGAAGCCTCCGGCGGTGTCACGCTTCAAACGGTGAAAGCCATCGCCGAAACCGGTGTCGATTTTATTTCCGTCGGCGCATTAACGCATTCCCCAAAAGCGCTCGATATTTCCCTCGAACTGGTCTCGTAA
- a CDS encoding Trm112 family protein, with amino-acid sequence MVKQELLEILCCPKCKGGLDYKPAANTLTCKKCGRIYEVKDDIPIMLVNDDAR; translated from the coding sequence ATGGTAAAACAGGAATTGCTTGAGATCCTTTGCTGCCCGAAATGCAAAGGGGGACTCGACTACAAGCCGGCGGCAAATACGCTGACGTGTAAAAAGTGCGGCCGGATCTACGAAGTCAAAGACGATATTCCGATCATGCTGGTGAACGACGATGCCCGCTGA
- a CDS encoding thioesterase family protein: MPITFTTDVRVRYADTDQMKFVYYGKFFEYFEQGRSDLLRDIGMPYPEIEGIGIYLPVIEAGAKYKRSARYDDLLHIETSLNEIPIARVRIEYRVIREGEKEPIAEGFTVHSFINAQTGKPTRAPMKFVEVLEEAFKRNKQKGVPNGKTGIA; the protein is encoded by the coding sequence ATGCCGATCACCTTTACCACCGACGTTCGTGTCCGGTACGCCGACACGGACCAAATGAAATTCGTCTACTACGGAAAATTCTTCGAGTACTTTGAACAGGGGAGGTCCGACCTGCTCCGGGACATCGGAATGCCGTACCCCGAAATCGAAGGCATCGGCATTTATCTCCCCGTTATCGAAGCCGGCGCAAAATACAAACGCTCCGCCCGGTACGACGACCTCCTTCATATCGAAACTTCTCTCAACGAAATTCCCATCGCGCGGGTAAGGATCGAATACCGGGTAATCAGAGAAGGAGAGAAGGAGCCGATCGCCGAAGGGTTTACCGTGCACAGCTTTATCAATGCTCAGACCGGAAAACCGACGCGCGCACCGATGAAATTCGTGGAAGTTCTCGAAGAAGCGTTTAAACGAAACAAGCAGAAAGGAGTCCCCAATGGTAAAACAGGAATTGCTTGA
- a CDS encoding acetyl-CoA carboxylase carboxyltransferase subunit alpha has protein sequence MGKAVLDFEKPIVELEQKIDEMRKLSDNLDIADEITTLEKKVSQLRENVFSNLTRWQRVQLARHPERPYTLDYIGMMTTGFIELHGDRLFGDDKSIVGGFCKLEDDTVMIIGHQKGRDTKSNLFRNFGMPQPEGYRKALRLMKLAAKFGKPVITLLDTPGAYPGIEAEERGQAEAIARNLFEMSHLPVPIIVVVIGEGASGGALGIGVGDRILMLENTWYSVIAPESCSSILWRSWEYKEQAAEALRLTARDLYEQKIIDKIVPEPPGGAHRNPQQTAQILKDTLVEELRPLKKMKTEKLIEKRIEKFSAMGAWNE, from the coding sequence ATGGGAAAAGCTGTGTTGGATTTTGAAAAACCGATTGTGGAGCTTGAGCAGAAGATTGACGAAATGAGGAAGCTGTCCGACAACCTCGACATCGCAGACGAAATCACAACCCTGGAGAAAAAAGTGAGCCAGCTTCGCGAAAACGTTTTTTCGAACCTCACGCGGTGGCAAAGAGTTCAGCTCGCGCGCCATCCCGAGCGGCCGTATACGCTCGATTATATCGGCATGATGACCACGGGGTTTATCGAGCTGCATGGAGACCGGCTCTTCGGCGACGACAAATCGATCGTCGGCGGCTTTTGCAAGCTCGAGGACGACACCGTCATGATCATCGGCCACCAAAAGGGGCGGGACACAAAGTCGAACCTGTTCAGAAATTTCGGCATGCCGCAGCCGGAAGGCTACCGCAAAGCGCTTCGCTTGATGAAGCTCGCGGCGAAATTCGGCAAGCCCGTCATCACGCTGCTCGACACGCCGGGAGCGTATCCGGGCATCGAAGCCGAAGAGCGCGGCCAGGCTGAAGCGATCGCGCGCAATCTTTTTGAGATGTCGCACCTTCCCGTCCCGATCATCGTCGTGGTGATCGGCGAAGGGGCTTCGGGAGGGGCGCTTGGAATTGGCGTCGGCGACAGGATCCTGATGCTTGAGAATACCTGGTATTCTGTCATCGCACCGGAATCGTGCTCTAGCATCCTCTGGAGAAGCTGGGAATATAAAGAGCAGGCGGCCGAAGCGCTCCGTCTCACAGCCCGCGATCTTTATGAGCAGAAGATCATCGATAAGATCGTTCCCGAGCCTCCGGGAGGAGCGCACCGCAATCCGCAGCAGACAGCGCAGATATTGAAGGATACGCTCGTCGAGGAATTGCGTCCGCTGAAAAAAATGAAGACTGAAAAGCTCATCGAGAAGAGGATAGAGAAGTTCAGCGCGATGGGAGCCTGGAACGAGTAA
- a CDS encoding glycosyltransferase gives MDVSIIIVNYNVRDFLNNALVSVSKALEGLKGEVFVVDNASDDGSCDLVRQSFPHVRLIANTTNVGFAKANNQALALASGKYLLLLNPDTIVQEDTFRTLIDFFEANEDVGMAGCKILNPDGSLQLACRRSFPSPWVAFTKVSGLSSIFSGSKIFGKYNLTYLSPDESTEVDAISGSCMMIRRTAYEQIGGLDESFFMYGEDLDWCYRVQQAGWKVFYVAETKIIHYKGESTRRSDIDELSIFYKAMRLFVRKHHRGSVLFESVIEMGIDARRFLAAVVRYGKPFLVSIFDFCVVLGTILVAADIRSGTFFSFPAYAYPWALIVPASVVVVSLYAAGAYTIRKLSLSHSFSAVFFAFVIISALTAFVKDFAFSRMVMVVSGALSVFLIPGWRLAIRLTGTGSSFSRKTLFGRRTLIVGAGPTGQEVLKKLRSRPGDGYDVVGFIDVNRQRLNQKILDVEILGSVDTIGKVINDHRIDDVIFSADAIPYSTILSVISKSRNRMVEFKLVPNSLEVIIGKSRIDQLDEIPFIELQYNIDKPMHRFTKRAVDIVAALFLLILCAPFVSLGRLLFRSQPSAFSSAMLAMPKVLRGSMSIIGRPAGGAPSRAPSAHNGIYLGKPGVTGIVQIHADRSMTAEEQEQYELYYAKNQSLMLDFEIIVKAVVNSFRHSV, from the coding sequence ATGGATGTCTCAATTATTATCGTCAACTATAACGTTCGCGACTTTCTGAACAACGCGCTCGTTTCTGTGAGCAAAGCGCTGGAAGGACTGAAGGGAGAAGTGTTCGTCGTCGATAACGCATCCGACGACGGCAGCTGCGACCTTGTCCGTCAATCGTTTCCGCACGTTCGTTTGATCGCGAACACGACGAACGTCGGCTTTGCCAAAGCGAACAATCAAGCTCTCGCTCTGGCTTCGGGGAAATATCTCCTTCTCTTGAACCCCGATACGATCGTCCAGGAAGACACCTTTCGCACGCTGATAGATTTTTTTGAAGCGAATGAAGATGTCGGTATGGCCGGCTGCAAGATCCTGAACCCCGACGGATCGCTGCAGCTCGCCTGCCGGAGGAGTTTTCCGTCGCCCTGGGTCGCGTTTACAAAAGTTTCCGGGTTAAGTTCGATCTTCAGCGGATCTAAGATCTTTGGAAAGTATAATCTGACCTACCTGAGTCCCGACGAAAGTACCGAGGTCGACGCCATCAGCGGTTCCTGCATGATGATCCGCCGCACCGCGTACGAACAGATCGGCGGCCTCGACGAGAGCTTTTTCATGTACGGCGAGGATCTTGACTGGTGCTACCGCGTTCAGCAGGCCGGCTGGAAAGTGTTCTATGTCGCCGAGACGAAAATTATCCATTACAAAGGGGAGAGCACGCGCCGCAGCGACATCGACGAGTTGAGCATTTTTTACAAGGCGATGAGGCTTTTCGTACGCAAGCATCATCGGGGATCGGTTCTGTTCGAATCGGTCATTGAGATGGGCATCGACGCCCGCCGGTTTCTCGCGGCGGTGGTGCGGTACGGCAAACCATTCCTTGTTTCTATTTTCGATTTTTGCGTGGTGCTTGGGACGATCCTCGTCGCTGCCGACATCCGTTCCGGAACATTTTTCTCCTTCCCTGCCTATGCCTATCCGTGGGCCCTTATCGTTCCGGCCTCCGTCGTTGTCGTTTCATTGTACGCCGCCGGGGCCTATACCATCAGGAAGCTCTCGCTCTCGCACTCGTTCAGCGCGGTCTTCTTTGCGTTTGTGATCATCTCGGCGCTCACGGCATTCGTCAAAGATTTTGCATTCAGCCGAATGGTGATGGTGGTATCGGGAGCGCTGAGCGTTTTCTTGATCCCGGGATGGCGCCTCGCGATCAGGTTGACGGGAACAGGAAGTTCTTTTTCGCGGAAAACGCTCTTCGGCAGAAGGACCCTCATTGTCGGAGCGGGTCCAACAGGGCAGGAGGTCTTAAAGAAATTGCGCAGCAGACCGGGAGACGGCTACGACGTCGTCGGCTTTATCGACGTGAACCGGCAACGGCTCAACCAGAAGATCCTCGACGTCGAGATCCTCGGCAGCGTCGACACGATCGGGAAGGTGATCAACGATCACAGGATCGACGACGTGATCTTTTCGGCGGATGCGATCCCGTACTCGACCATTCTCTCGGTGATCAGCAAGAGCAGGAACCGGATGGTCGAATTTAAGCTTGTGCCGAATTCCCTTGAGGTCATCATCGGCAAGTCCCGCATCGACCAGCTGGACGAAATACCGTTCATCGAGCTTCAATACAATATCGACAAGCCGATGCACCGGTTCACGAAGCGCGCGGTCGATATTGTTGCCGCGCTTTTCCTTTTGATTTTATGCGCTCCTTTTGTATCTTTAGGCCGTCTCCTGTTTCGCTCTCAGCCGTCCGCGTTTTCATCAGCAATGTTGGCGATGCCGAAAGTGCTCCGCGGTTCGATGTCCATCATCGGGCGTCCAGCCGGCGGCGCTCCTTCCCGCGCACCGTCCGCTCACAACGGAATTTACCTCGGGAAGCCGGGTGTGACCGGCATCGTGCAGATTCACGCGGACCGGTCCATGACCGCCGAAGAGCAGGAGCAGTACGAATTGTATTATGCAAAGAACCAATCGTTGATGCTGGATTTTGAGATCATCGTGAAAGCAGTGGTGAACTCTTTCCGGCATAGTGTCTAA
- a CDS encoding polyprenol monophosphomannose synthase, whose translation MPKALVITPTYNEAVNLPNLIPQVLHQSTDIEILIIDDNSPDGTAAIVKEFQQKNPRVHLIERPRKMGLGTAYVAGFKFAIEHQYDYVFEMDADFSHNPKELLNFLVKIQEYDLVIGSRYIRGVSVVYWPFRRLLLSYFANLYTRVITGLPVKDATAGFKCYRRTVLENINLDEIRSNGYAFQIEMNYKAWRKGFRLCEIPIIFVDRDRGVSKMSKNIVYEAAFMVWKLKLRSMFNLL comes from the coding sequence ATGCCTAAAGCGCTTGTCATAACGCCGACGTACAACGAAGCCGTCAACCTTCCGAACCTCATCCCGCAGGTGCTTCACCAGTCCACGGATATCGAGATTCTGATCATCGACGACAATTCCCCCGACGGTACGGCCGCGATCGTTAAAGAGTTCCAGCAAAAAAATCCGCGCGTGCATCTCATCGAACGTCCGCGGAAGATGGGGCTCGGGACCGCCTACGTGGCCGGGTTCAAGTTCGCGATCGAGCATCAGTACGATTATGTCTTCGAGATGGATGCCGATTTCTCGCACAATCCCAAAGAGCTCCTTAATTTTCTCGTGAAGATCCAGGAATACGACCTGGTCATCGGCTCCCGCTACATTCGCGGCGTGAGCGTGGTCTACTGGCCGTTCCGGCGGCTGCTGCTCAGCTATTTTGCCAATTTGTACACGCGGGTGATCACGGGACTGCCGGTGAAGGATGCCACCGCCGGTTTCAAATGCTACAGGCGCACGGTGCTCGAGAACATCAATCTCGACGAAATCCGGTCGAACGGCTATGCCTTCCAGATCGAAATGAACTACAAGGCATGGAGGAAGGGTTTTCGCCTCTGCGAAATCCCGATCATTTTCGTCGACCGCGACCGGGGCGTTTCAAAGATGTCGAAGAACATCGTCTACGAAGCCGCGTTTATGGTGTGGAAGCTCAAGCTCCGCAGCATGTTCAATCTGTTGTAA
- a CDS encoding sugar transferase, translated as MADAMITGTTRRILGRFAHVAFDLVSFALAFSVFYSLRVNSGIFRVAVVPDFWLPMIAIGIFWFVVFFFFGLYRPWRAKSRLDEFISVVKAISFGCFLLVFVFLIDDTSIGARVVFRSVILVYWGLMIVFVGLGRMIFLSMRRRLLAAGIGLRNTLIVGWNEKGKSLYDLVLQHPALGYRVVGFVRLDKRNRAGEYGGIHCLGTSDELPSLIQRFAVRDILFALESADHGKLLDVISRCNGHDISMKILPDMYDIISGQARTNQLYGFPLIEISPEIMQPWEQSMKRLTDIFAALFVLVFSSPLWVLISIAIKLDTPGPVVYSQERVGKDGKIFKMHKFRSMRADAEKETGPVWAPKHDDRVTKVGRFLRNSRLDEIPQFINVLDGDMSLVGPRPERPYFVDKLSKEIPLYHRRLKVRPGITGWAQIKQGYDRTIDDVKSKVRYDLFYIENMSFRMDIKIILYTFYVMLMGKGH; from the coding sequence ATGGCAGACGCAATGATTACCGGCACTACCAGAAGGATCTTGGGGAGATTTGCGCACGTTGCGTTCGACCTTGTTTCTTTCGCTCTCGCATTCTCGGTTTTTTACAGCTTGCGCGTCAACAGCGGAATTTTCAGGGTTGCCGTCGTGCCGGATTTCTGGCTGCCGATGATTGCGATCGGCATTTTTTGGTTCGTGGTTTTCTTCTTTTTCGGACTCTATCGCCCCTGGCGGGCCAAATCGCGGCTGGATGAATTTATTTCGGTCGTCAAGGCGATTTCCTTCGGCTGTTTCCTTCTTGTCTTCGTCTTTCTGATAGACGATACAAGCATCGGAGCGCGTGTTGTCTTTCGCTCGGTGATTTTGGTCTACTGGGGTTTGATGATCGTCTTTGTGGGGCTTGGCAGGATGATCTTCCTGAGCATGCGCAGGAGGCTTCTGGCCGCCGGTATCGGCCTTCGCAATACGCTCATCGTTGGATGGAATGAAAAAGGGAAATCTCTCTACGACCTTGTCCTGCAGCACCCGGCGCTCGGATACCGCGTCGTCGGTTTTGTTCGCCTTGATAAACGCAACCGCGCCGGGGAGTACGGAGGTATTCATTGCCTCGGAACGAGCGATGAACTCCCTTCGCTCATTCAACGGTTTGCCGTCAGGGACATTCTCTTTGCTCTCGAGTCTGCCGATCACGGTAAACTGCTGGACGTCATCTCCCGGTGCAACGGACACGACATTAGCATGAAGATCCTCCCCGACATGTACGACATCATCAGCGGACAGGCGAGGACCAACCAGCTTTACGGCTTCCCGCTCATCGAAATCTCTCCGGAGATCATGCAGCCGTGGGAGCAGAGCATGAAACGGCTGACGGATATTTTCGCCGCCCTGTTCGTGCTCGTGTTCTCTTCGCCGTTGTGGGTGCTCATTTCAATTGCGATCAAATTGGATACGCCCGGGCCCGTCGTCTACAGCCAGGAACGCGTCGGGAAGGACGGAAAGATCTTTAAGATGCATAAATTCCGTTCGATGCGGGCTGATGCGGAGAAAGAGACTGGACCGGTCTGGGCGCCAAAGCACGATGACCGCGTGACCAAGGTAGGGAGATTCCTGAGGAATTCCCGCCTCGATGAAATCCCGCAGTTCATCAACGTCCTGGACGGCGACATGAGTCTCGTGGGGCCCCGGCCCGAACGGCCGTACTTCGTTGATAAACTCTCCAAGGAAATTCCGTTGTACCACCGCCGGCTGAAGGTCCGTCCCGGCATCACCGGCTGGGCGCAGATCAAACAGGGGTATGATAGGACGATCGACGACGTGAAATCAAAAGTACGGTACGACCTTTTCTACATCGAGAATATGTCGTTCCGGATGGACATTAAGATAATTTTATATACATTCTATGTTATGCTGATGGGGAAAGGCCATTAA
- a CDS encoding glycosyltransferase family 2 protein, giving the protein MFVDSLFSILFIALLFLAFHTYVFYPVIMKAIASFRPPVADIQNVPPVSILISAFNEEKVIADRIENIAALDYDFTKLELLIGSDQSSDGTNEILLQLKKKYSWLNVFFFDQRRGKAAVLSDLMNSARYELLVFTDANSEFERSAVKRLVQGFADQDVGGVCGRLILRETNQHRFKSIEEKKYWEYETFIKKSEGKCGILIGANGGIFAVRKSLFQSFPPAAVTDDLYITLSVLMKGRKFIYEEHAIASEDLPEELFSEFRRKIRFAATNYQTLAYVKGLFFNRNVLLSFAFWSHKIIRWFFPFILVGLMATNIALRSESEFYSVMLDAQLIFYGIGLIGYLFSLVKIRISIFSGIYFFILSNAALLIGFVRFAQGRQSTIWQSTPR; this is encoded by the coding sequence ATGTTTGTTGATTCTCTCTTCAGTATTCTTTTCATCGCACTCCTGTTCCTTGCATTTCACACGTATGTATTTTATCCGGTCATCATGAAAGCCATCGCTTCATTTCGGCCGCCGGTCGCCGACATCCAGAATGTTCCGCCGGTGTCGATCTTGATTTCAGCCTTCAATGAAGAAAAGGTGATCGCTGATCGCATCGAAAACATTGCCGCACTGGACTACGATTTTACGAAGCTCGAATTGCTGATCGGCTCCGATCAATCATCGGACGGAACGAATGAGATCCTCCTTCAACTGAAGAAAAAGTATTCGTGGCTGAACGTGTTCTTCTTTGACCAGCGCCGCGGCAAGGCCGCCGTGCTGAGCGACCTCATGAACTCAGCCCGTTACGAGCTTCTGGTCTTTACCGATGCGAATTCCGAATTTGAACGATCTGCCGTCAAGAGGCTTGTGCAGGGGTTTGCAGATCAAGACGTTGGAGGAGTCTGCGGGCGTTTGATCCTGCGCGAGACCAACCAGCATCGGTTCAAAAGCATTGAAGAGAAGAAATACTGGGAATACGAAACGTTCATAAAGAAGTCTGAAGGGAAATGCGGAATCCTGATAGGGGCGAACGGCGGTATTTTTGCGGTGCGGAAGTCGCTGTTTCAGTCTTTTCCTCCGGCAGCCGTCACCGACGATCTCTACATCACGCTGTCCGTGCTGATGAAGGGTCGAAAATTCATTTATGAAGAACATGCGATCGCGTCCGAGGACCTCCCCGAAGAGCTCTTTTCGGAATTCAGGAGGAAGATCAGGTTCGCAGCAACAAACTACCAGACCCTTGCCTACGTCAAGGGCCTGTTCTTCAACAGAAATGTACTTTTATCGTTCGCGTTTTGGTCCCACAAAATCATCCGATGGTTTTTTCCCTTTATTCTCGTCGGTCTGATGGCAACGAACATCGCTCTGAGATCGGAATCGGAATTTTATTCGGTTATGCTCGATGCCCAGTTGATCTTCTATGGAATAGGGCTTATCGGATATCTTTTTTCACTTGTTAAGATCAGGATCTCGATTTTTTCGGGGATCTATTTTTTTATTCTCTCAAATGCAGCTCTTCTGATCGGCTTCGTTCGGTTCGCGCAGGGCAGGCAATCGACAATCTGGCAATCGACGCCGCGCTGA
- a CDS encoding radical SAM protein — protein sequence MNIAFINPPFHPKYSRGSRSPAVTKSGTVYYPIWLALAAGVAEKRGHSITLIDAPAEIISAEQVIERLHQFRPGLAVVETSTGSISSDIRFAEQLKQTFPSIFVCLVGNHATALHEEVLNQYPVADAVARNEYEETIVELAGVLSGGGALEKVTSLTWRDGGSVRSNPQRPANQKLDDMPFASEIFKRFCKPRDYFFAAGRYPQMMVYTGRGCPYLCTYCVYPQNFYGHTYIHRSPESIAAEFRYIEQNFPEVVEVTIEDDTFTVYKKHTIDVCKLLIAQKNTLTWTCNVRADLDEETMRWMKRANCRLVIVGFESGSNEILKLMKKGVSVEQFKAAENAKKTGLLIHACYMMGNRGETLETMYETLNLAKKLNTDTAQFFPLMIYPGTEAYEWAKKENLIDAKSFDEWLTPEGLHNTVVRTHDLTAQEIVDFCNYARREYYLRPAYMFMKLKSVLRNPAELRRTLKAFLSFYKYLFGGSHKENKNKFETKLAAGSVQRKNIDVPSFGVKHGQAAAPGRMPADVEAR from the coding sequence ATGAATATAGCGTTCATTAACCCCCCATTTCACCCGAAATACTCCCGCGGTTCGCGAAGTCCGGCGGTCACAAAAAGCGGAACGGTATACTACCCGATCTGGCTGGCACTAGCCGCCGGGGTAGCGGAGAAACGCGGACATTCCATAACGCTGATCGACGCGCCGGCGGAGATCATTTCAGCCGAGCAGGTCATCGAACGCCTTCATCAATTCCGGCCGGGGCTTGCGGTCGTAGAGACCAGTACGGGGAGTATCTCGAGCGATATACGCTTCGCCGAACAGTTGAAACAAACGTTCCCTTCGATTTTTGTCTGCCTCGTCGGGAATCACGCAACGGCCCTTCACGAAGAAGTGCTGAACCAGTACCCGGTGGCCGATGCCGTTGCCCGAAACGAATACGAAGAAACGATCGTCGAATTAGCCGGTGTCCTCTCCGGCGGGGGAGCGCTGGAAAAAGTGACGTCCCTCACCTGGCGCGACGGAGGATCTGTTCGCTCGAACCCTCAACGGCCCGCCAATCAGAAGCTTGATGATATGCCGTTTGCCAGCGAGATATTCAAAAGATTTTGCAAACCGCGCGACTACTTTTTTGCGGCCGGCCGATATCCGCAAATGATGGTGTATACCGGAAGAGGCTGTCCGTACCTTTGCACGTATTGCGTTTATCCCCAGAACTTTTACGGCCACACGTACATCCATCGTTCCCCCGAAAGCATCGCGGCCGAATTCCGGTACATTGAACAAAACTTTCCCGAGGTCGTCGAAGTCACGATCGAGGACGATACGTTTACCGTCTATAAAAAGCATACGATCGACGTTTGCAAACTGCTGATCGCGCAGAAGAACACGCTGACATGGACATGCAACGTCCGCGCGGACCTCGATGAAGAGACGATGCGATGGATGAAGAGGGCGAATTGCCGGCTGGTCATCGTCGGCTTTGAAAGCGGCTCGAATGAGATCCTGAAACTGATGAAAAAAGGGGTCAGCGTCGAGCAATTCAAGGCTGCGGAAAATGCCAAGAAAACCGGTCTGCTGATCCACGCGTGTTACATGATGGGAAACAGGGGGGAAACGCTCGAGACAATGTACGAGACCCTCAACCTGGCAAAAAAATTGAATACAGACACTGCGCAGTTCTTCCCGCTGATGATTTATCCAGGTACCGAAGCGTACGAGTGGGCGAAAAAGGAAAACCTGATCGATGCAAAATCATTCGACGAGTGGCTTACGCCGGAAGGGCTCCACAACACTGTCGTGCGGACCCACGACCTCACCGCTCAGGAAATCGTAGATTTCTGTAATTACGCGCGCAGGGAATACTATCTTCGGCCGGCCTATATGTTCATGAAGCTGAAATCGGTGCTGAGGAATCCGGCAGAGCTGAGAAGGACCCTCAAGGCGTTCTTGTCATTCTATAAGTACCTGTTCGGCGGCAGCCACAAAGAGAACAAGAATAAATTTGAAACAAAATTGGCCGCTGGTTCGGTCCAAAGAAAGAATATTGATGTTCCTTCTTTCGGAGTGAAGCACGGACAGGCTGCTGCGCCGGGTCGCATGCCGGCGGACGTTGAAGCCCGGTAA
- a CDS encoding glycosyltransferase family 2 protein — MVLSIIIVNYNSKPVLRRCLHSILECQLPFPYEVFIIDNASDESISDLKDEFQAFVFVFNPANIGFAGACNAGILQSSGTYVLLLNPDTVLNPGSLPPMIEYLEEHRDVAVSGCKIFDSLGGIEHSTHSFPTLTKEFFHANEFLKSLVRYDSVVGGLLRRFIPAKSLNSYSDHSSIMEVDHVTGACMMVRRAAIDRVGLLDEAFFLYNEEVEWSYRMKCAGYKTVFLPGSSIIHHFGYSTKQRVQKQTANRLLVERYRGMFYFFQKHYGFAKLMLLRLIVIQGFTLRLFLAYIKRISHSGLSPFLVQEIQCLRSIIELAFANNFDWRKER, encoded by the coding sequence TTGGTTCTGTCTATTATTATAGTCAACTACAATTCAAAGCCAGTATTGAGACGATGCCTGCACTCGATCCTTGAATGTCAGCTTCCATTTCCTTATGAAGTCTTTATCATCGACAACGCCTCCGACGAAAGCATCAGCGACCTCAAGGATGAATTCCAGGCCTTCGTCTTTGTTTTTAATCCGGCGAATATTGGTTTCGCGGGAGCCTGCAACGCAGGGATTCTCCAATCCTCCGGGACATATGTTCTGCTTTTGAACCCCGATACCGTTCTCAACCCCGGTTCGCTTCCCCCGATGATAGAATATTTAGAGGAGCACAGGGATGTCGCCGTGTCAGGCTGCAAGATCTTTGATTCACTGGGAGGCATCGAACATTCTACCCACTCTTTTCCGACGCTGACAAAGGAGTTCTTTCACGCTAACGAATTTCTTAAATCACTGGTGCGCTATGATAGCGTCGTCGGTGGGTTGTTACGGAGATTTATTCCGGCCAAATCGCTCAACAGCTATAGCGATCATTCAAGCATCATGGAAGTCGACCATGTTACCGGCGCATGTATGATGGTGCGGAGAGCGGCAATCGACAGGGTGGGGCTTCTTGATGAGGCGTTTTTTCTCTACAATGAAGAGGTTGAATGGAGTTACAGGATGAAATGTGCGGGCTACAAGACCGTGTTTCTTCCCGGATCTTCGATCATTCATCATTTCGGATACTCTACAAAACAACGGGTCCAAAAGCAGACGGCGAACAGGCTTCTGGTCGAGCGGTATCGTGGGATGTTTTACTTCTTTCAAAAGCATTACGGATTTGCAAAATTGATGTTATTACGGTTAATTGTGATACAGGGCTTTACTTTGAGGCTCTTCCTTGCCTATATTAAAAGAATAAGCCATTCCGGACTTAGCCCTTTTCTGGTGCAGGAAATTCAATGTCTAAGGAGCATTATCGAGCTGGCGTTTGCCAATAATTTTGATTGGAGAAAAGAGCGATGA